CATGACTGGATAGAACATGAATAGTGAAAAACCAAAGTTACACCCAATAGTGAAATGTAGCGAAAACATAAGTTAGGCCATAccaattgtttttatgttaaacgTCAACCTTTGTTACTAAAACCTATATAGATATCCTGAAAGAAAACAACCACccaccgcccccccccccccaaaaaaggGGGAAAACGAAAACTAAATGAGTGACATCCTATGGAGAACatagaaaccatttttattatCGGGAAGCCCAAAACCTCTCCGTCCGCAAAAGCTAAACATAGAAACAACTTGAAAGGTATGTCTGCGAACAGAAAGAAGAAAGTAGGTGAACTATTGTTAGTGTATAATGTCATCTGTCTGactgagaaaaaaatgtgtgcACCAAAATTGATTACCAGTAATTTGTAAATGCTACAGAATGAAACtacttgaaaatattgttgaaagaataaaacattattgctgaAAAGCTTTAGAGTATTCTACAAGGCAAATACTGCTACGTTCTGTTTTTGAAGTTTATTCCATTAGCAGTACCATATCTAAAGTAACATTAACTAGCTTTGTCCATATTAACGCTGGAAGATTTAGCTCTCTCATGGTCTTTACTTTTCgctacttatatttttttcgcaATATTTCTGTCAAACAATTATGTCCATGTACACATTTTCGTGTGTATTGAGGGCGGTGTCGTTGTGCAGACTTCGACATCTTCCAAAACGGAATCTGCAGTGGAAGATTGACCCAAACCTTTGAACTCTTGGCAATTTGCAGACATTCAGCAAATATACTTCTTAATTACACATTTGTCGAGCTATCGAAATAAGGACATTCGCTTGCGATACTACAGTTGCTTCCATTATAGGttgtaatgtatatatttagtgCTTTTATATATGCACATTGTAATAAGGATTTAAATATCTCCAAATGTGATGTCCGTGCCCAACAAGTATTTCTTTGAATACAGAATATGTTAACAATCTTGAGTATCATTTATACCAAGTATTTTTCTTGGCTCTCGATAAGACGCAACTTTTACTTCCATGTACTCTGGAGAACTCTGACTTCTCAATTTGATAAAGGTCTACAAAAACCTTGTTGATAAGTGTATAAAGCATTCATGGCTGAAATAGCCTTTACGCCAAATTTAATGATTTCAAAAGTTACAACAGTGCATGTTTCCCTCTTACCAGACCTCTTAAGTTACAACGGTGCCTGATACCCTCGCATAAGTACTCGTAAGTTACAACAGTGCCTACTAACCTCTTACGAGACCTCGAAAGATACAAAAGTGCTTGTTCTACACTCTTACGAGTCAACGTAAGTAACAAGAATGCCTACTACCCTATAAAATTATAGTATAAATAGATATTGTAAGTAACAACAGTGCCTACTACCCTCTTACTAGACCTCGTAAGTAATTACAGTGACTGCTACCCTTTAACGAGTACTCGTAAGTAACAACAAAGTCTGCTGCCCTCTAACGAGAGCAAAAATGCCATTACCCTCCTTAGTTACAAAATGCCTACTACATTCTTACAAGACATCGTAAGTTGCAACAGTGCCTTAAACCTTTTAAAAGTCCTTGTAAGTTTAAGCAGTGCCTGCTACCCTCTACAAGACATCGTTAGTTGCAACATTGTCTGCTACCCTCTTACGAGTACTCGTGATTTACAACAGTGCTTCTACCCTCCAACTACTACACGTAGGTTAACCTTCTTACGAGACCTCGTAAGTTATAGCAGTGCCTGCTTCCTCCTTACGAGACCGCGTAAGTTACAACAGTGCCTGCTACCCTCGTACGAGTACATGTAAGTTAAAACAGTGCCTTCTAACCCCTCTACGACTCCTCGTGAGTAAAAACAGTGCCTACTACTCTCTTACGAGACCTCGTAATTTACAAGAGTGTCTGCTACCCTCTTACGAGTACCTGTTAGTTACAACAGCGCCTACCACCCTCTTACGAGACctcaaaagttaaaacatagcCTTAAACCCTCTTACGAGATATCGTAAGTTGTAACAGTGCCTACTACCCTCTTACGAAACCTCGTAAGTAACAAGAGTGCCAAAAAGCTTCTTACGAGACCTCGTCAATATAAGCAGTGACTGTTCACCTTAAACGAGAATTCGTAAGTGACAGTGCCTACTACCCTCTTACACAATCTCCTTAGTTACAACAGTGCTTGCTACCTTCTTACGAGACCTCGTAAGTTATAACAGTGCCTACAGCCCTCATTCGAGATATCGTTGGTTAAAACAGAGCCTTATACCCTCTTACGAGATCTTGTAATTGTATATTCATCCAGTCCGTATGTGCTGCGTTTTATTGACTGCATAATAGTTCAAGAGTGCCAAATAGCCTCTTACGAGACCTCGTAAGTATTAACAGTGACTGCTTACCTTTAACGAGTACTCGTAAGTTACAACAGTGCATGCTACCTTCTAACGAGTCCTCGTTAGTTACAAGAGTGCATGAAAGCCTCTTACGAGACCTCGTAAGTAATAACAGTGACTGCTACCCTTTAACGAGTACTCGTAAGTTACAACAGAGCCTGCTTCCCTCTTACGAGACCTCGTAAGTTTCAACAGTGTAACTGTGACCCTcttcttcaaaatcaatacaaacacatgtataacaaatttcagttttgactgataaaccttcaacaacttactaaataattaatttatggaaaatattaattactgataacaagattgtaaccgtgtaatagctgaaagcgcaaaaatattaaatgatagtgatgaatgctaaaagatttccTGTGGTCTATTATAGactttctgcacatttctttcaattacactcggtatccttcataagaaccattgtttccgccatttattcatcctttttggaatattaaaacagtattattaattacggagtaagagtgcatccttAAGTCTTATAAGATTAAGTAGGCTAAAACAGTGCCCAAAATCTCTAACGAGTCCTTGTAAGTTAAAAACAGTGCCCACTAACCTCTAACGAGTCCTCGGAAGTTAAAACAGTGCCAGCTACCCTCTATAAGAAATCGCAACAGTGTCTGCTACCTTCTTATGAGTCCTCGAAAGTTAAAACAGTGCCTACTAACCTCTTACGAGTCCTCGTAAGTTCAAACATAGCCTACTATCCTCTTACGAGATCTCCTATGCTGAAATAATGCCTACTTCTCTCTTGCGAGACATCGTAATTTACAAGAGTGCCTACTAACCTCTTACGAGTCCTCGTAAGTTCAAACATAGCCTACTATCCTCTTACGAGATCTTATAAGCTGAAATAATGCCTACCTCTCTCTTGCGAGACATCGTAATTTACAAGAGTGCATGCTACCCTCTTACGAGTCCTCGTAAGTTATAACAGTGCCCACAACCCTCTTACGAGACCTCGTTGGTTAAAACAGAGCCTTATACCCTCTTACGAGATCTTGTAAGTGTATATACATCCAGTCCGTAGGTGCTGCGTTTTATTGACTGCATAAtagtaaacataaaataatataaacgtAATATGCTTTGCCCTTTTGTACTGAACAGCACGCAAGAGCTATGAAGCAAGTGATATGCTTCGACTTTTGGTATTGAGCATCACGCCTCTCTTAAGGTTAGATGTGCcttaagcatttatttaaattatttaacaaaaatttaTGGACGATTTCATTGATACAAATaccatacaaaatattattaaataatttggaTAGTTAACGATTCAAGGTAAGTTGCgccttttaaacaaaacaatattgaataaatataagatGTTTTCAACAAACCTGTGTTAAGCGACAAAGGATAATACAACCAGAGTAAAGTATATTTCCTTGTATTTTATATAcgaaattcaaataatttcagACTTTAGTGTTTTCGCAATATTTTCTCCTAATCTGTAATCTAGCTGTGTAAGAGGTGTTTTAGATTTGATGctattgaaaacattatttagatAAGATTGTGAAGGACCTTTATAATGTATGCTAGGTTGTACTTTTAAGATTGTTTTTCTTTCGGcttgataaacatattataaaaggaatGGGTAGATCTCATGATATGGTTATCTCTGACAGTCTATGACAAATAAATCAGATGCGCATATTTTGTAGACCTGCAaataagttatataattataaaaaaacacagatgtaaaacatacattcttgcAAACGGAGGTATACTGCAATATTACGGAATTTCGAGCATACGTGTGCCTTAATCAAGTTGTTTAACTGCTTTAAACTTATTGAAGGGTTATTTTTAGGAACAATATATTCTTTACACTGATTGCATGTTTCTACTTTCAACATTCATGGAAAAATTATCTTAAATTCATTACAATTTATTCAATGACACAATTATGATTATAAGCGTGTGTAATTTTATCCAATACGGAAACACTGGATCCATAAACTGCagtaatgtttaaactttaccGGTGAGTGAAGTCTATGAATCAGTTAGCACCTTAAGCCCGACATACCGACGGGTGCCGTTCAATGTTCAGACTATATCCACTTCTCTGTGACACTAGTTTGTGAGAAAAGCAGGCCAGGATAATGGGTGACATTCACAAGCACATATTTGAACTGAAGAAACACTGGGAGGAAAACAAAGAATTGGAAGCTGTTATAGTTGATATGTCCAATGATGGCTCTCCTAATCAAGGTACGGCTCTCTTTTGTGCAAGTTGTTATCTTGTAGagtacattttatataaatacttgCCATACAATTCTCGCGCTTTGTCACAGgcgacattttcatttttttataaatgttcatatctttatttctaaatataaaataagcacAAAGACAATCTAGGCATAACTGACGTTTCTCGAGACATGTCACCTGGTATAGCGGCCATATGGATATAGCAATTATGTTAATACCTTTACTCTTCAGTAGTGtttaaaactttctttttcATGAATTATAAAGCAATTTAGCTCTATTGATCGACTATCGGCTATTTGATCTGTTTTAAACATGACTGTTCATGCATAGGCTACGCATGAGATATATCGTAAAGTGATATTGAGACGTTTCTAATATTATGTGTGAAGATGATGCTTACTTGGGAAGATAATTCATCTTTTAAGAAAGCACAAACctccaaaatattattttaaacttatttcgttaatgcaaataataatatgtttttgttaccaAAACAGCTGACAATTTGTAATGTAATTGTAGTGACCAAACCTACATTAtaacttatttgttttcttggcctataagaaataaacttttgacTTGAATTGAAATTCAAACTTCATTCGTTCATCATTCTTTGTTACAAAATAATCGAAAATATGTATTGCTGTTAAAGTGATCAAACCAGATATTGAAGAGGACCAAAGAAGATGGCTGATCATAAGTTTATGTCTACACAATGCGGTTTCACCAGCTCTTAGGACGTATGTTAGACCAATTGTCGAAACAGagtacaaaaacttcaagaAGTCACACAAAATTGATGCCCAACAGTTTCCAAATTATCTGAAGAAATATCCTCCTACGAAGAAAGATATGAACTATGAAagcataaacaacaacaaacttgTACCGAAAGTCAATAGAAAATCAGGTATGGAACCATGTCGAGCTGTATGTTCAAAAAtggcattatatatatatatatatatatatatatatatatatatatatatatatatatatatatatatatatatatatataaagaagcTCATGTTGGATATTCATGgcgtcatatacatgtattcttataatacaaaatgatattgtttgatGTCAGTGTTTAAGATCATTGAACATCTTCTTCTATTTAAAGACAGATTTATTTCCAAGTAATTTTACAAAGCCCTACATGTACAGCATATCAGTAAACATGCCTTTGTATTGTACTAATATTGACATTGTTCCTTTTACACTCTTCACAGATGTTGCGAACTTTGATTTATGTGTGAAGGATGGTGTAGACTTTACAATGTTGTTCTTGCAAACTCACATGGCCCATTATACAGGATTTGATGATACATGTGACCAAAGTGCCCTTCTTTGAATAATTGCAAATATGGACTCATTTCCACAGCTTATAAAAGCATCCGCAGACAAAGTAAGTTAttcgtttttttatatatactattaAAAGCAGGATATCGCTAAATAACTTCAGGAAGTATTAACAGATAGGGATTGAAACTTGATGTGTAAGTAACTGATCCATGTGGCTTTCAAAAGAACTCATAGTTAAGATATTGACTGCTGTGATTGTTCCTGTACATTGTGTTCATTGTATTAATGTCAAACCCAAAcgttaaacaatgaaattagTACAAAAGAATATGCATGGGACAAGCATAGCAAACAAACAAGAAGAGCGTTGACCATGTGAAAAGGAATTAAAATCAAAGCCTTTCAAACAACGTGAGACACACATCGTAACAAGATGACAAACGCGCATAAAATAAAGAAACGTCTTTAGgcgattttaaataaatgctagATTTTCATCACCGCCCGTCCCCTCTTTTTTCCGCCGTCCCTTAAATtgtattgactcaaataaaaatgttgaattggGATCTTTTGCGTATCGGTCCGGTATTGTACAGGAACAGGGTTCCgatgtaaacattcacatgtaaaaaggAGAAATGTTACGATAGAGTTCGTGGTTCGTCTAGAGACACATGTTAATGCCCATATGCGAAAAGAAAGTGCACAAGCACATAGTTAATGGTGAAACAGTCAAgtaaggaaaaaaatattccatCCCCAGCTccccttttataaaaaatatttttatgaaaatccaGCAATTGGCCTTACCAATGTATGTATTGGGGTTACTGCATTGAACGGTTAGTGTATAACCATTTGAATTATATTGCTAAATATAGAATCTACTTAAGATATAGCCATACCGTAAATTCTAAGTATACCctgaattattaaaatagtgTCTTACAACATTTGCAGCTAAGAACAGAGGTGAGAAACCCATGGGCTCACGTGAATTTCACAGAATGGGACACAGTAAAGTACCAGACTTGCTTTCAGCTGATGACTCAAGTTATCAAGAACATGGCAATGCCCCGTCCCCAAGAAATAGCAATTCTTGATCAGCTTACAAACTGGGAATCAAACGGTATGTTGGAAaacgatacattatatatcagTTAAAGACCATGcattttaaagtacatgtaatttcaaaaatgatttccATGGAACAACATGACTAGGGCGTGATTTAATTGCATATGCCATAACAGTGTTGTTGATTGTTCTTGCTTTCGATTTATTCGtcgatgtttttatttaacaggtATGCAGTTACTAAAGGGAACCACGATTGGGCTAGAATTGCTTGAGCGCATTACAGAGAAAACTAAGGCTCTGGCAACATATATCAGGGGAATGGGAATGATAAGTGATGACAATTTTGAGACCAGCAGAAATGCTATAGACAAAATTTCACTTTTGTTGGTTTCGTCTGTGCaagaactaaaacaaaaaaatgctgAACTGGAATCTAGAGCAGATAAACAAGAGACAATAATGCAACAATTATCAACGGATGTTGATGATGTTAAATCTGCAGTCGCGCAGTCCGATGACAAAATACATCAAATGCGACAACAGTTTGATGTAGTTACAAAAGAATCAGAAGATACGAAGAGACTGGTTCTGGGCACCAAATCTGATATTCTCCAAAAGGTTGAAGGAATGGCAAAAGAAATACAAGAAACACACAAAgatataaacacattaaaacGTAATATGTCACATGACAGACCTCCAAATATGCCATTTTTCTATCCTCCGAATAGATTACAAAACTTCATAGGAAGAGACTTCGAGTTAAACGAACTGGAAACAAATTTTGCATCTAATAAAGAAAAGGTCTATACACAGGTCATTTGCGGGCTGGGTGGAATTGGAAAAACTACTACTGACTCTGAATATGCTTGGAGGAGTGCAGACTTTTACGAAGGGGGCATATTCTGGATTGATGCAGAAAATAATGAGTCAATTGCGAATTATATTCAGAAACTCGCTATTGATACCGGAACAACGGGGCAAAATGCACAAGAAACGCTACACAAAACAACTAGATGGTTATCCATGCTACAACAGAAGTGGCTTCTTGTTATCGATAACGTCGATGCTGATGATATATCTGGCCTGATAAGTGAACTACTTTTAGGGTCTTGGAAGCGGGAATCTAAAGGACACTTGCTTATTACAACTAGGCGTGAATCTGCCGAGGCTGAGGAGGATTTTCAAGTTTCTACAGATTGCTGTCTAACATTAGAAGTATTCACACCTCAGGAGAGCATCAACTTTATGCAGATTCGCATAGGCCTCGATGTCAAAAATGAATTGCCTTACGTTGAAAGTATAATTGAAGAACTTGGTGGTCTTCCATTAGCATTGGAACAAGCGGCAGCGCATATAAAGGGTTTAAAAAGGTTTGGGTGCTCCTTCAAAGAGTATCTGGAGAAGTTCAAAAAGCAAAGGCTGAAGTTCCTGAAAGTCAGACAAAGAAGCAAAGCCCGTCTTGCTGTTCAAACAACTTGGGAACTGAACTTTGAATATGTCAAACAACACTCTGATGAAAGTGGTGTTGGCGATGCAGCTGTGGCACTTATGTACATTTCAGCGTttttatttgcagatgatattCCACAAGCCTTGATGAATGTTGGCTCACCAGAAAATGTAACTGATGAAAatttgtgtgaagtattaaatgATGATATTGGTCCTAAGCAAATCATGGAAATTCTTACAAGGTTTTCATTGTTTCAACAGAGATACTCAGATAGTGTTTCTGTCCACCGATTGGTTCAAGAGATTGTTAGAGAAAAGGTGATGGATCAGATGAATCAAAAAAATACCCTACGGAATGCAGCCAGAATGATTCACTTTGCACTTTCCCATTGCAAATCACCAGAGGATGTATTGAAATCAGATAGCATTGAAAGGGGATCCCTTGGAATGTGGAATAGATTAGCTTTACATGCAAATGTACTTCAAACGTACATTCTAAACTTCTCCAAATTGAATGCAGATGAGCTTGATGTGTGTTTCAATTTGGAGACCGCCTTTTTGCTGCAAACGAGCGCTATTTACCACAGCTTGTTTCAAAGACAGGATGAAGCACTTGCTGCACAGGATCAGATGCTGAGTATTCTAACTAACGACAGAAGTGACGTTCCGAAGAAGACATGCAGGGATTTGACGTTTGTAAAAATACCTCTTCGGACAGACCAGAGGCTACTCTTAGAAAATGCAACGTCAGCTGTAATCACAGGCGATGGTCATCAAAAGGCGGAAAATGAGCCGTTGATTGCTATTGATGTGGAGAGTCTTCGTATCAAAGGAAATGAAGAGTTCAATGAAAAACGTTATCAGAATGCCATTCAGTTATACACAGAGATAGTGAGAAGCACCAGTAAGACACAATTAGATGCAAAAGTATTGTCGAACAGAAGTTTGGCATACTTACGGAACATGGattttgaaaatgcattgaaaGATGCAGATTCATGTATTCAAATCGATCCTACAAACTGGAAAGCTTATTGTTGGAAGGCTTATTCCATTGCCAATTTGATCAGACTTGGGCAGCTGGAGCATCAGTGGGAGTCGGTCGGGCTAGCCGCTGCATGTATTGCCGgctattataacaaaaaatgcttAATAGAACCCAAAATGAGAATTGCGTACCCAGTTGTGAGATACACAATGATTGCAAATGAAGATGAACTTAACAACGAACTTTCTTTCTTGGTGAATATGGCATACACAACACTTCTGCTAAAGAAAGGAGTGTATACCTTTACCGGGTTAAAGCAACTAACGAAAAGTGTTCAGATAATTGGTATTGAAGATTCTGTAGAAATAAATGCAATATGTGTTCCACTGATAAGGCAAAATACGTCGACGTTTGCATGCGGCAACATCATTTCAACCGTTTGCctgttcattttgaaaatgtcacGTTTGTGGAAAACTCGGGTCAAGTAATCGTAGATAAACATATTGTTGCAACTTTTTTGCGTTGCACATTTAGAAATGGACAAAAAGGTTGCGAAAAATATCCGAAATGTGACGGAAAAGAAGGTTGTAGACACGAGCGAAAAGAAGAATGCGCGATACAATTTAgatatttagaaagaaatatttttgtgaGTGGTTGTAATGGCTGTCCTGGTGTCGTGGCTCAATATGGTGGAGCGGTATATCTGAAGAATTGTAAATTACTCAGGTGCGGTGGTGGTGCTGCGTTGAGTATTGGAAATGGATCGTTAATGAATATTGAAGATTGTCAGATTTTGAAAATGCGCAACCTCGGGATAGAAGCAAGACAAGGAGGAATGGCTGAAGTAAAGAGATGTGAAATTCGGTATAATCAATCTCATGGCATTGCAATAGGTCCGAAGGGAAGGGGTATCGTTTCAGGAAATACGATCAGCGACAATGGGCAAGAGGGAATCTGGGCGGGTGGAGTTTTACTTATGAATCGGGATAAGGGAATAGGTGCAGAATCTACGGATTCTTCAGGTGGTTCGATATGTACAATTACTGAAAACATCATTTGCAATAATGGCATGTCAGGAGTTTCATTGGATGGAGGTATATATACCGTCAAAGGGAACAGAATATTTGACAATTGCCTGTGGGGATTGATGGCAAAATCCAGATCGAGTGTCAATACCGAAAACAACGATATTTTCAAGAACAAATGCGGTGGGATAAGAATTGGTGTTAATTATTCAGCTGTCGTATTCGCCGATGGCAATACAATTAGAGAGCATACAGGTCCTGGTATGTTTTCTGTCAATGCGCATGAAAATGATGCAGTAGAACACGAAGCACGAACAAACAAATCAAACCTCTTGGGATGATAGAAGACGAAATTGAACAGTATTCAGTTCCGCTTCTCATGACAACCAGAAATTTGTTACGAGACAACGACCAAGTCCAGCACCCACAGCAAATGTTACAAGTTGTACAAACATGTTGCCAATGTGCAAAACCTTCAGACTCTCTGAAGAAATGCGGAAGATGCAAAAAAGCTGCATACTGTAGCAAAGAGTGCCAAACCGAACACTGGAGGAAACACAAGCACATGTGTGAAATACTCCTGCATGAGTACAACATTGATATTCAGATGAGCTACACCAAAGACACTAAAGAAATTTTTGGATGGACAATGGTGCCAAAAAAAGAGATGATGCTTTTCCGTTTCCAGTCACCTTTGCCGGGCATTGGTGAAGGAAATCCACCGGACAGGAAATCATCGCAAcgatttattgtaaaaatacaatCCGGAAAAGAATACGATTATTACAACTCAAATGCCAAAATGATGCTTTATGATCAGACTTTGTCATTGGATATTATGCTGTCAAATCCAAAACTGTATCACCTTCTCCAAGAATGTGGTATTTTGGCTGCTACAAAGTTTAcgtcaaaaaaaatattttgctgggcttcttttaaaaacaaaggcACGACTCTCAGTATTCACACAGCAAATTTACCAAAGTTTCAGACATGGTAATATCGCACATAGAGAGAAAGAGAGATAAGTAAACATGTAAACCtccaaaatataatttgaacagTTGATTTCTATTTCTATAATGTGTAAACAAGGAggtaaaattgttgaaaaagtTGTGCCAATGGTGTTCGAGTCTGAGTATACGACTGAAAATCGGGATGAATTTGTACATACATGAGGCTGAAATGAGAGTGGTTTGTTCACAATGACAACACGTTATTTAACCCTTGTTcattaaacaacattatataGAGAGATTtatcatttcatatttaataagtCGGGGATGATCATGTtaccaaatataaaaaagtttctaaatttgttaaacatacaaaggtaaaaaaataagattttttttaattatataataatagtaCTACAAAGAAAACTAGAAAATACAGTATAGAAACATATGTTTCGCAGACAGCAGGGCTCTAGGTCGGCTTTCGTGCAATAATCCATTACAAGTTGGTAGACTTATGCCATTTATGAGTTGAATGTTAAATTGTTAAtcctttgattttttattgatgtagttctga
The DNA window shown above is from Mya arenaria isolate MELC-2E11 chromosome 6, ASM2691426v1 and carries:
- the LOC128237708 gene encoding uncharacterized protein LOC128237708 gives rise to the protein MDSFPQLIKASADKLRTEVRNPWAHVNFTEWDTVKYQTCFQLMTQVIKNMAMPRPQEIAILDQLTNWESNGMQLLKGTTIGLELLERITEKTKALATYIRGMGMISDDNFETSRNAIDKISLLLVSSVQELKQKNAELESRADKQETIMQQLSTDVDDVKSAVAQSDDKIHQMRQQFDVVTKESEDTKRLVLGTKSDILQKVEGMAKEIQETHKDINTLKRNMSHDRPPNMPFFYPPNRLQNFIGRDFELNELETNFASNKEKVYTQVICGLGGIGKTTTDSEYAWRSADFYEGGIFWIDAENNESIANYIQKLAIDTGTTGQNAQETLHKTTRWLSMLQQKWLLVIDNVDADDISGLISELLLGSWKRESKGHLLITTRRESAEAEEDFQVSTDCCLTLEVFTPQESINFMQIRIGLDVKNELPYVESIIEELGGLPLALEQAAAHIKGLKRFGCSFKEYLEKFKKQRLKFLKVRQRSKARLAVQTTWELNFEYVKQHSDESGVGDAAVALMYISAFLFADDIPQALMNVGSPENVTDENLCEVLNDDIGPKQIMEILTRFSLFQQRYSDSVSVHRLVQEIVREKVMDQMNQKNTLRNAARMIHFALSHCKSPEDVLKSDSIERGSLGMWNRLALHANVLQTYILNFSKLNADELDVCFNLETAFLLQTSAIYHSLFQRQDEALAAQDQMLSILTNDRSDVPKKTCRDLTFVKIPLRTDQRLLLENATSAVITGDGHQKAENEPLIAIDVESLRIKGNEEFNEKRYQNAIQLYTEIVRSTKMDKKVAKNIRNVTEKKVVDTSEKKNARYNLDI
- the LOC128237707 gene encoding uncharacterized protein LOC128237707; translated protein: MGDIHKHIFELKKHWEENKELEAVIVDMSNDGSPNQVIKPDIEEDQRRWLIISLCLHNAVSPALRTYVRPIVETEYKNFKKSHKIDAQQFPNYLKKYPPTKKDMNYESINNNKLVPKVNRKSDVANFDLCVKDGVDFTMLFLQTHMAHYTGFDDTCDQSALL